One window of Quercus robur chromosome 5, dhQueRobu3.1, whole genome shotgun sequence genomic DNA carries:
- the LOC126726011 gene encoding protein DEHYDRATION-INDUCED 19-like encodes MDSDFWTSRLAAAKRQYTLQHHHQSSHLDRLGIDDFEVEDEVRPDLPCPYCYEDFDIVSLCSHLEDEHSCESKVTVCPICSVKVARDMLSHITLQHGHLFKLQRRRRLRRVAIPNSQALSLLGRDLREAHLQVLLGGGGYRSNNANVSTAATDPFLSSLILNFPASEAEEISKSVVNSAEDSSVKNVAPAHIWKSSFDPSLSYEEREKRMKQAAGRAGFMQDLLFTTLLGE; translated from the exons ATGGACTCCGATTTCTGGACTTCTCGTCTCGCCGCCGCCAAGCGCCAATACACGCTTCAGCACCACCATCAGAGCTCCCACTTAG ATCGATTGGGTATCGATGATTTTGAGGTGGAGGACGAGGTCCGACCCGATTTACCATGTCCGTATTGCTACGAGGACTTCGATATCGTGTCACTGTGTTCGCATCTAGAAGACGAGCACTCGTGCGAATCCAAAGTCACT GTTTGTCCCATTTGCTCTGTTAAAGTTGCACGGGACATGTTAAGTCATATCACGCTGCAACATGGACACTTGTTCAAG TTGCAGAGACGACGCAGGTTACGTAGAGTTGCAATTCCTAACAGTCAGGCACTGTCTCTCCTGGGCCGGGATCTTCGTGAGGCCCATCTGCAGGTGCTTCTAGGGGGTGGTGGATATCGGTCAAACAATGCTAATGTGTCTACTGCAGCTACTGATCCATTCCTATCATCACTTATTTTGAACTTCCCTGCATCTGAAGCAGAAGAGATTTCAAAATCTGTGGTAAACAGTGCTGAGGACTCTTCTGTAAAGAATGTAGCACCAGCACATATATGGAAATCAAG CTTCGATCCTTCTTTGAGTTATGAAGAGCGGGAAAAAAGGATGAAACAAGCTGCTGGAAGAGCAGGTTTTATGCAAGACCTGCTTTTCACAACTCTGTTAGGCGAGTAA
- the LOC126726010 gene encoding MACPF domain-containing protein NSL1 → MSLSAPRLNPHFAAEKAVAAIGLGYDLCNDIRLSACKSGQPGLRLIELEQTQERDLLIPGGVVVPHVSTSIKCDKGERTRFRSDVVSFHQMSEHFNQEMSLSGKIPSGLFNAMFDFRGCWQMDAAATRSLAMDGWFITLYNIELDRSQITLSEQVKQEVPNSWDPAALAEFIDKYGTHVVVGVKMGGKDVVLVKQLEGSNLQPTEVQKLLKQLADQRFSEDENGGFLSNPAELSGKMKEENIMPWDLRNASVRPPDITYSKNDDIVRICIRKGGIDVGQSHNQWLSTISQSPNVISMSFVPITSLLSGVRGNGFLSHAVNLYLRYRPPIEELHQFLEFQLPRQWAPMYSDLPLGLRHRKQVSPSLQLTFMGPKLYVNTTQVDSGNRPVTGVRLYLEGKKSDRLAIHLQHLATLPKILQLADDHSYEPIEEPVDQGYFVPVKWNILSHVCTAPVEYNGAHIGQSACIVTKAWFEVKVIGMRKILFLRLGYSMVASAKIRRSAWAGPTTSSRKSGFISMMISTRFSAGLNPPEKPAKVDMNSAIYPGGPPLPTKAPKMSNFVNTMEMVRGPEDPPGYWVVTGARLNVVGGKISITVKYSLLTIMSEDSM, encoded by the exons ATGTCTCTGAGTGCACCTCGCTTGAACCCCCATTTCGCGGCCGAGAAGGCGGTGGCGGCTATCGGATTGGGCTACGATCTCTGCAACGATATACGATTGTCAGCGTGCAAGTCGGGTCAGCCCGGGTTGAGACTGATTGAGTTGGAGCAGACCCAGGAACGAGACCTTTTGATTCCAGGTGGGGTTGTTGTTCCACACGTGTCCACCTCCATCAAGTGCGATAAAGGCGAGCGCACCAGGTTTCGCTCCGATGTTGTTTCATTTCATCAG ATGTCAGAGCACTTCAATCAGGAAATGTCTCTATCAGGCAAAATTCCATCAGGGCTATTTAATGCAATGTTCGACTTCAGGGGCTGCTGGCAGATGGATGCAGCTGCCACAAGGAGTCTTGCAATGGATGGTTGGTTCATAACTCTTTATAATATTGAGTTAGATAGATCACAAATAACGCTGTCCGAACAGGTCAAGCAAGAAGTGCCTAATTCATGGGACCCTGCTGCCCTTGCTGA GTTCATTGATAAATATGGTACTCATGTTGTTGTTGGGGTAAAGATGGGAGGTAAGGATGTAGTTCTCGTAAAGCAATTAGAAGGTTCAAATCTTCAGCCAACTGAAGTGCAGAAATTGTTAAAGCAATTAGCTGATCAGAGATTTTCTGAAGATGAGAATGGAGGTTTCTTATCAAACCCTGCTGAATTATCAGGAAAAATGAAg GAAGAAAACATTATGCCCTGGGATCTCCGTAATGCCTCAGTTAGGCCTCCTGATATCACTTACTCAAAGAATGAT GATATAGTGCGGATCTGTATCAGAAAGGGAGGCATTGATGTTGGTCAAAGTCATAATCAGTGGCTGTCAACCATATCACAGTCTCCTAATGTCATATCAATGTCCTTTGTGCCTATAACTTCACTCTTGAGTGGTGTCAGAGGCAATGGATTTCTGAGTCATGCAGTGAATCTGTACCTTAGAT ATAGGCCACCAATAGAGGAACTccatcaatttttagaatttcaattGCCTCGGCAGTGGGCTCCAATGTATAGCGATTTGCCTCTTGGTCTAAGGCACAGAAAACAAGTGTCCCCATCGCTTCAGTTAACTTTTATGGGCCCCAAGCTTTATGTCAACACCACGCAG GTTGACTCTGGAAATCGGCCAGTGACAGGGGTTCGTTTATACTTGGAAGGCAAGAAAAGTGACCGTCTTGCAATTCATCTTCAGCATCTCGCAACTCTTCCCAAAATCCTCCAACTAGCAGATGATCACAGTTATGAGCCCATTGAGGAACCAGTGGACCAAGGCTACTTTGTACCTGTCAAGTGGAACATATTATCACATGTGTGCACTGCTCCAGTAGAGTATAACGGTGCCCACATTGGTCAGTCTGCTTGTATTGTTACAAAGGCCTGGTTTGAAGTTAAGGTTATTGGAATGAGAAAAATTTTGTTCCTGAGACTTGGATACTCCATGGTGGCATCTGCAAAGATACGGAGATCAGCATGGGCAGGACCCACTACGTCGTCTCGAAAATCAGGTTTCATCTCAATGATGATCAGCACAAGATTTAGCGCAGGATTGAATCCACCTGAGAAACCAGCTAAAGTGGATATGAATTCAGCAATTTATCCAGGAGGCCCTCCTTTACCAACAAAGGCACCAAAGATGTCAAACTTTGTAAATACGATGGAAATGGTGAGAGGTCCCGAGGACCCGCCAGGATATTGGGTGGTCACCGGAGCTAGGCTCAATGTAGTGGGTGGCAAAATCTCAATAACCGTGAAATACTCATTGTTGACCATAATGTCCGAGGATTCAATGTGA